The following are encoded together in the Phragmites australis chromosome 19, lpPhrAust1.1, whole genome shotgun sequence genome:
- the LOC133899891 gene encoding uncharacterized protein LOC133899891, with protein MKQWKSLIALHSSAPSCFPQPPSPSPCPSPRRDPPGEDGRKLRPEEEWQGKGKAVRLVGCDGQVRTYRPPLTARELMQQHPRHLVCRADALLIGEKIPAVAPAEELQPGQAYFLLPAHLFRSVLSFVSLASSLLLLLSAAGNDKNGKSGKNRPFELHRTDSGTLQIKFSDDFLVGSDPDAANKDDAQQPKKPAVLRGDERLEKEYEELVGYGKSRRWAPKLETIQEVVVVAAAAGEKGAERRKSRSLPFLGRLGSRRRRDACGNGSAVACSG; from the coding sequence ATGAAGCAGTGGAAGTCCCTCATCGCGCTGCACTCCTCAGCGCCGTCCTGCTTCCCGCAGCCGCCGTCTCCGTCGCCGTGCCCCTCGCCTCGGAGGGATCCGCCGGGGGAGGATGGCAGGAAGCTCCGGCCGGAGGAGGAGTGGCAGGGGAAAGGAAAGGCGGTGAGGCTGGTGGGGTGCGACGGGCAGGTGCGGACGTACCGGCCCCCTTTGACGGCGCGGGAGCTGATGCAGCAGCACCCGCGTCACCTGGTGTGCCGCGCCGACGCGCTGCTCATCGGGGAGAAGATCCCGGCCGTGGCGCCCGCCGAGGAGCTGCAGCCCGGGCAGGCGTACTTCCTCCTCCCTGCTCACCTCTTCCGATCCGTCCTCTCCTTCGTCTCCCTCGCctcctcgctgctgctgctcctctccgccgccggcAACGACAAGAACGGCAAGAGCGGCAAGAACCGGCCGTTCGAGCTCCACCGCACCGACTCCGGCACGCTCCAGATCAAGTTCTCCGACGACTTCCTGGTCGGCTCCGACCCCGACGCGGCCAACAAGGACGACGCCCAACAGCCCAAGAAGCCCGCGGTGCTGCGCGGGGACGAGCGGCTGGAGAAGGAGTACGAGGAGCTGGTCGGGTACGGCAAGTCCCGGCGCTGGGCGCCCAAGTTGGAGACCATCCAAgaagtcgtcgtcgtcgccgccgccgccggtgaaaAGGGcgcggagaggaggaagagcagGTCGCTGCCGTTCCTCGGGAGGCTCGGGAGCCGGAGGCGGCGGGACGCTTGCGGCAATGGCAGCGCGGTGGCGTGCTCCGGCTAG